The following are encoded together in the Actinoplanes sp. N902-109 genome:
- a CDS encoding Lrp/AsnC family transcriptional regulator, which translates to MDELDARLVGLLQSDARLSNRELARQLGIAPSTCLERVRALTRRGVIRGYHAAIDPAALNRGCQAMVSVQVRPLSRAVIDAFKASAAAMPEVLSVFVLGGGDDFLLHVGVPDLDALHAFLLDRLSKRREVTGFRTSVIFQQVSDPAPGLLPHA; encoded by the coding sequence GTGGACGAATTAGACGCGCGACTTGTCGGCCTGCTCCAGTCAGATGCCCGGTTGTCGAACCGGGAGCTGGCGCGGCAACTCGGCATCGCCCCGTCGACCTGCCTGGAACGGGTGCGGGCGCTGACCCGGCGCGGCGTGATCCGCGGCTATCACGCCGCCATCGACCCGGCCGCGCTCAACCGGGGCTGCCAGGCCATGGTGTCGGTGCAGGTGCGACCGTTGAGCCGGGCGGTCATCGACGCCTTCAAGGCCTCGGCGGCGGCCATGCCCGAGGTGCTCAGCGTCTTCGTGCTCGGCGGCGGCGACGACTTCCTGCTGCACGTCGGCGTGCCCGACCTCGACGCCCTGCACGCCTTCCTGCTCGACCGGCTCAGCAAGCGCCGGGAGGTCACCGGCTTCCGCACCTCGGTCATCTTCCAGCAGGTCAGCGATCCAGCCCCGGGCCTGCTGCCACACGCCTGA
- a CDS encoding APC family permease translates to MTRHRLGVWQGTATVLGGVLGPGMLVLPHLAARAAGPGSVLAWAALIVVSLPVAVTFALLGLRHPDGGGVAHYAGVALGRWAYAIVGWWFFTAVPIGILAGALAGGIYAADAFGWDGRSAAVIALVVLALAFTANAAGLRTSGRVQVMMVGLLVTVLTAAVVASLPAVRAERFQPFLPHGWAGVGNAIGVLIFAFVGWEAASHLSAEFAGRRLLTATGLTLAAITVLYLGVAITAAGSGAADSPVPLTTMLTTRLGGIARPLTGTAALVLTFGAVNTYLAGASRLGSSLARQRLLSRRAATPLRSLVVLAAAVVLAGAATLLFSIGLDPLLRATAACLGAVMFLGALAAIRLLPGGRSRAVAIAGATLTGATLLLSGAYLVVPGIIAIAGLAAVTVQPGNTRTGTDAVLT, encoded by the coding sequence GTGACAAGACATCGGCTGGGCGTATGGCAGGGAACGGCGACGGTGCTCGGCGGGGTCCTCGGGCCGGGCATGCTGGTCCTCCCGCACCTGGCGGCCCGGGCGGCGGGCCCGGGTTCGGTACTCGCGTGGGCGGCGCTGATCGTGGTCAGCCTGCCGGTCGCCGTCACGTTCGCGCTGCTGGGCCTGCGGCACCCGGACGGCGGGGGCGTCGCCCACTATGCCGGGGTGGCGCTCGGGCGGTGGGCGTACGCCATCGTGGGGTGGTGGTTCTTCACGGCCGTGCCGATCGGCATCCTGGCCGGGGCGCTCGCCGGCGGGATCTACGCGGCGGACGCCTTCGGCTGGGACGGCCGGTCTGCCGCGGTGATCGCGCTCGTCGTGCTGGCGCTGGCCTTCACCGCCAACGCGGCGGGCCTGCGCACCAGCGGGCGCGTGCAGGTCATGATGGTGGGCCTGCTGGTCACCGTGCTGACCGCAGCCGTCGTGGCGAGCCTGCCCGCCGTCCGGGCCGAGCGGTTCCAGCCGTTCCTGCCACACGGCTGGGCCGGGGTGGGCAACGCCATCGGCGTGCTCATCTTTGCGTTCGTGGGCTGGGAGGCCGCCAGCCACCTGTCGGCCGAGTTCGCGGGCCGGCGCCTGCTGACCGCCACCGGCCTCACCCTGGCCGCGATCACGGTGCTCTACCTGGGCGTGGCGATCACGGCGGCCGGGTCCGGCGCGGCGGACTCGCCGGTACCGCTGACGACCATGCTGACCACCCGGCTCGGCGGCATCGCCCGGCCGTTGACCGGTACGGCGGCCCTGGTGCTCACCTTCGGCGCGGTCAACACCTACCTCGCCGGGGCGTCCCGGCTCGGCAGCTCCCTCGCCCGGCAGCGGCTGCTGTCCCGCCGGGCCGCCACCCCGCTGCGCAGCCTCGTCGTGCTGGCCGCGGCGGTCGTCCTCGCCGGCGCCGCCACCCTGCTGTTCTCCATCGGGCTGGACCCGCTGCTCCGCGCCACCGCCGCCTGCCTGGGCGCGGTGATGTTCCTCGGCGCGCTGGCCGCGATCCGGCTGCTGCCCGGCGGCCGGTCCCGGGCCGTCGCCATCGCCGGCGCCACGCTGACCGGAGCCACCCTGCTGCTCAGCGGCGCCTACCTGGTGGTGCCGGGCATCATCGCCATCGCCGGGCTGGCCGCCGTCACCGTGCAGCCGGGAAACACCCGCACAGGCACGGATGCGGTGCTGACATAG
- a CDS encoding LysR family transcriptional regulator yields MDLVASCAAFVAVSRAGSFTRGAAAAGIPQPVASRRIAALEQHLGTPVLDRTSRSVVLTPFGRDMLPAAQRLVDLADAIQDDAERARRRTVELAVPVGWPAPALARLIAAGHADGLYFDVVPAGPGQRAEMLRAREVHAAVVAVPPGDGGWTVPLGLASADPGTSGYLDSLRPARGDATAPRRVWVQPEDAVPHVLDRLVRLGNAVGLQASQVRTARTVPGAVARVLSEQDLLLCSPVEAGTFGLSWRPVEEESFRRGYTVLSAVPKDAMRMRTALHTAVAECLGVQP; encoded by the coding sequence GTGGATCTTGTAGCGAGCTGTGCTGCGTTCGTGGCGGTGAGCCGGGCCGGCAGCTTCACCCGGGGCGCCGCCGCGGCGGGCATCCCGCAGCCGGTGGCCAGCCGTCGCATCGCCGCGCTGGAGCAGCATCTGGGCACCCCGGTGCTGGACCGGACGTCGCGCTCGGTGGTGCTGACCCCGTTCGGCCGGGACATGCTGCCGGCCGCCCAACGCCTCGTCGACCTGGCGGACGCTATCCAGGACGACGCCGAGCGGGCCCGGCGGCGCACCGTCGAGCTTGCGGTGCCGGTCGGCTGGCCGGCACCGGCGCTGGCCCGGTTGATCGCGGCCGGGCATGCTGACGGGCTGTACTTCGACGTCGTACCGGCCGGGCCCGGCCAGCGCGCCGAGATGCTGCGCGCCCGCGAGGTGCACGCCGCCGTCGTCGCGGTGCCGCCCGGCGACGGCGGCTGGACGGTGCCGCTCGGGCTGGCCTCGGCCGACCCCGGCACCAGCGGCTATCTGGACAGCCTGCGTCCGGCCCGCGGCGACGCCACCGCCCCGCGCCGGGTGTGGGTGCAGCCCGAGGACGCCGTCCCGCATGTGCTCGACCGGCTGGTGCGCCTGGGCAACGCCGTCGGCCTGCAAGCCTCGCAGGTACGAACGGCGCGCACCGTGCCCGGCGCGGTGGCCCGGGTGCTCAGCGAACAGGACCTGCTGCTGTGCTCGCCCGTGGAAGCGGGCACCTTCGGGCTGTCCTGGCGGCCTGTCGAGGAGGAGTCGTTCCGTCGTGGCTATACGGTGCTGTCCGCCGTACCCAAGGATGCCATGCGGATGCGCACCGCGCTGCACACCGCCGTCGCGGAATGCCTGGGGGTCCAGCCGTGA
- a CDS encoding serine hydrolase, with amino-acid sequence MTVAAVLKNARHALAEAGLRASFLVRDLDTGDEIDLDADTVHPVASLVKLPLAVATLERIARGELDPAQPVEVAPGRIITPGPTGLTKFRHPARIAIEDLLHLAVSISDNVAADALFALTPPAEIEAELRKLGIEDITVRHPLRDLTDTPAERFDRAGQHLAQTLAITAGTAGRAHPVAQLDISRANTGTARSYADLLTEIWRPTTLHPATAERLRGLMADSVIRHRLAPDFSSDAARWSGKTGTLLNLRHEAGVVEHTAGPSFAVVALTESHLPAAVQTSVEALLGRTARTLHDALRNAR; translated from the coding sequence GTGACCGTAGCCGCCGTCCTCAAGAACGCCCGGCACGCGCTGGCCGAAGCCGGGCTGCGCGCCTCCTTCCTGGTGCGCGACCTCGACACCGGCGACGAGATCGACCTCGACGCGGACACGGTCCATCCGGTCGCCTCACTCGTCAAGCTGCCGCTCGCGGTGGCCACCCTGGAACGCATCGCCCGCGGCGAGCTGGACCCCGCACAGCCCGTCGAGGTGGCCCCGGGCCGCATCATCACGCCCGGCCCCACCGGCCTGACCAAGTTTCGCCACCCGGCCCGGATCGCGATCGAGGACCTGCTCCATCTCGCGGTCTCGATCAGCGACAACGTGGCCGCCGACGCCCTGTTCGCCCTGACCCCGCCCGCGGAGATCGAGGCGGAACTGCGCAAGCTGGGCATCGAGGACATCACCGTACGGCACCCGCTGCGCGACCTCACCGACACACCCGCCGAACGCTTCGACCGCGCCGGTCAGCACCTGGCCCAGACCCTGGCCATCACGGCCGGTACGGCGGGCCGCGCCCACCCGGTGGCCCAGCTCGACATCAGCCGGGCCAACACCGGAACAGCCCGGTCGTACGCCGACCTGCTCACCGAGATCTGGCGTCCCACCACCCTGCACCCGGCCACCGCCGAACGCCTGCGCGGCCTGATGGCCGACTCCGTCATCCGCCACCGCCTGGCCCCGGACTTCAGCTCCGACGCGGCCCGCTGGTCCGGCAAGACCGGCACCCTGCTCAACCTGCGCCACGAAGCCGGCGTCGTCGAGCACACCGCCGGCCCCTCCTTCGCCGTCGTGGCCCTGACCGAATCCCACCTCCCCGCCGCCGTCCAGACCAGCGTCGAAGCCCTGCTGGGCCGCACCGCCCGCACCCTCCACGACGCCCTGCGCAACGCCCGCTGA
- the ligD gene encoding non-homologous end-joining DNA ligase yields MPELIAPMLAAPGPLPGGAGWAFEFKYDGVRAISYVQPGSVRVLSRNNNDVSTHYPELGALSGLLGGRSAILDGEVVALEPGDRPSFARLAGRMHVARPTETLLATVPVVYYVFDLLWFEGHDLLDQPYGTRRRLLADLGLTGGTIRLPPHFTDVAGGTVLRAAELGGLEGVVAKRLDSVYRPGRRSDTWTKVPLIRTQEVVVLGWKAGAGRRAGTIGSLLLGVLDDDGALRFAGHVGTGFTDVMLRRLQEQLTPLERRTPPAPDVPREQARHAHWVEPALVGEVAYRTWTPEGRLRHASWRGLRTDRHPAEARRWPAPPPPALPEVEKALVTPDGRWRVEIVRGATHYRLAHGDNIIDGLDLAGVQRLLTRAGVDFADLIEPGSNHSAA; encoded by the coding sequence ATGCCCGAGCTGATCGCCCCGATGCTGGCCGCGCCCGGTCCGCTGCCGGGCGGTGCCGGGTGGGCCTTCGAGTTCAAGTACGACGGGGTGCGGGCGATCAGCTACGTCCAGCCCGGTTCCGTACGGGTCCTGTCGCGCAACAACAATGATGTGAGCACCCACTATCCCGAGCTCGGCGCCTTGTCCGGGCTGCTCGGCGGCCGGTCGGCGATCCTGGACGGCGAGGTCGTGGCGCTGGAGCCCGGCGATCGGCCCTCGTTCGCCCGGCTCGCCGGCCGCATGCATGTCGCCCGGCCCACCGAGACGCTGCTGGCGACCGTGCCCGTCGTCTACTACGTGTTCGACCTGCTGTGGTTCGAGGGTCACGACCTGCTCGACCAGCCGTACGGAACCCGCCGCCGGTTGCTCGCCGATCTCGGGCTCACCGGCGGCACCATCCGCCTGCCCCCGCACTTCACCGATGTCGCGGGCGGGACCGTCCTGCGGGCGGCCGAGCTGGGCGGTCTCGAAGGGGTCGTCGCGAAACGGCTGGACTCGGTGTACCGGCCCGGGCGGCGTTCCGACACGTGGACGAAGGTGCCGCTCATCCGTACCCAGGAGGTCGTGGTCCTGGGGTGGAAGGCGGGCGCGGGCCGCCGGGCCGGCACCATCGGGTCGCTGCTGCTCGGGGTCCTCGACGACGACGGCGCGCTCCGGTTCGCGGGGCATGTCGGCACCGGCTTCACCGACGTCATGCTGCGCCGGCTCCAGGAGCAGCTCACCCCATTGGAACGCCGCACACCACCGGCCCCCGACGTGCCCCGCGAGCAGGCCCGGCACGCCCACTGGGTGGAGCCCGCGCTGGTCGGCGAGGTGGCCTATCGCACCTGGACCCCCGAGGGCCGGTTGCGGCACGCATCCTGGCGCGGCCTGCGCACCGACCGCCACCCCGCCGAGGCCCGCCGGTGGCCCGCGCCCCCGCCACCGGCGCTGCCCGAGGTGGAGAAGGCCCTGGTGACCCCGGACGGCCGCTGGCGCGTCGAGATCGTCCGCGGCGCCACGCACTACCGCCTGGCCCACGGCGACAACATCATCGACGGCCTCGACCTGGCCGGGGTGCAGCGCCTGCTCACCCGCGCCGGCGTCGACTTCGCCGACCTGATCGAACCGGGCAGCAATCACTCGGCAGCCTAG
- a CDS encoding SDR family oxidoreductase, producing the protein MGRTAFVTGATSGIGKATAAALLGRGYHVIGTSRTPARTADPLPGVEYVELDLTSPESVESVAEAVATADVLVNNAGESQSGPIEELPADAVARLFQTNVFGPLRLTQLATPAMRDRGYGRVVMVGSMLASFPLAYRSSYVASKAALRGFADAARHELSPFGVWVTTVEPGAIATGISDRRTSYLNPGSPHERDFTTMLNALRRNEEAGTTPAKVAQTIVTAIEARRPKRSYAIGSGAPYVFAVRRLAPAGFIEKLTQRRHDLQR; encoded by the coding sequence ATGGGTCGGACGGCATTCGTTACGGGAGCAACCTCCGGAATCGGCAAGGCAACGGCGGCCGCCCTGCTCGGCCGCGGTTACCACGTCATCGGTACGAGCCGGACGCCGGCGAGGACCGCCGATCCGCTCCCCGGCGTGGAGTACGTCGAACTCGACCTGACCTCCCCCGAGTCCGTCGAGTCCGTCGCCGAGGCGGTGGCCACCGCCGACGTCCTCGTCAACAACGCGGGCGAGAGCCAGAGCGGCCCCATCGAGGAACTCCCCGCGGACGCCGTGGCCCGCCTCTTCCAGACCAATGTGTTCGGCCCGCTGCGGCTGACCCAGCTCGCCACGCCCGCCATGCGTGACCGCGGCTACGGCCGGGTGGTCATGGTCGGCTCGATGCTGGCGTCGTTCCCGCTGGCCTACCGCTCGTCCTACGTCGCCTCGAAGGCGGCCCTGCGCGGGTTCGCCGACGCGGCCCGGCACGAGCTGTCCCCGTTCGGCGTCTGGGTCACCACGGTCGAGCCGGGCGCCATCGCCACCGGCATCAGCGACCGCCGCACGTCCTATCTCAACCCGGGCTCCCCGCACGAGCGCGACTTCACCACCATGCTCAATGCCCTGCGCCGCAACGAGGAGGCGGGCACCACCCCGGCGAAGGTCGCACAGACCATCGTCACCGCCATCGAGGCCCGCCGCCCGAAACGCTCGTACGCCATCGGCAGCGGCGCACCGTACGTCTTCGCCGTGCGCCGCCTCGCCCCGGCCGGCTTCATCGAGAAACTCACCCAGCGCCGCCACGACCTGCAGCGCTGA